TGGTCGCCGCCACCGGCGGCTGGGCGGTCGGCACCGCGCAGAGTGCCGTCACGGGCCCGGCGCCCGGTGCCGCCGCCTGGCGCGCCGACCGTTCCCTCGGCGTCCGGCTGCCGGACCCGGCGAGCGCCCGGCCCGCCGATGTCGCCCGCTTCTTCGCCGCGCTGACGGACGGGCAGCGCCAGGCGCTGGTGGCCCGGCACCCGCTCACCGTCGGCAATCTCGACGGTGCGCCCCCCGCTCTGCGGTACGCGGCAAACTCCCGTGCGCTGAAGGCGGAACGGGACCGCCGGCTCGCCCGCGCCACCGATCCGGCCGGCACTCTCCAGGACCACCGGCGGGCCAGGGAGGCGGCCGCCCGCTGCGCCTCCCTGCTCTCACCCGGCCGCCGGATCCTCGCCTTCGACCCCCGCGGCCGCGGCCAAGTGGCCGAGGTGTACGGCGACTTGGCCGCCGCCGAACGCACCGCCGTGATCGTGCCGGGCTCGGACATCGACCTCTCCTCCTTCGACCGTGCCAGGGACCCCTACGGCACTCCGGCCGGCATGGCCAGGTCGCTGCGGACCCGGCTGGGCACCGACGCGCCCCGGGCCCGTACCGCGGTCATCGCCTGGGCGGGATACACCACGCCGGTCGGCCTCGGTCCGGACGCCACCACCGGCCGGCTCGCCGACGCCGGAGCGCCGCGGCTGGCCCGCTTCCTGTCCGGCCTGGCCGCCGTCGGCGCGCCCGCACCGGCCGTGCTGTGCCACAGCTACGGCTCGGTGGTCTGCGGGCTGGCCGTACCGCAGCTGGACGACGGCGCCCTCGCCGACCTGGTCGTCTTCGGCTCCCCCGGTATCCGCCGGGACAACGTGGCGGAGCTGCACACGTCGGCCCGGGTCTGGGCGGCACGGGACGCCTCCGACTGGATCGGCGACATCCCGAACGTCGAACTGCTGGGCCTGGGCCACGGCGCGGATCCCACCGACCCCGCCTTCGGCGCCAGCCGGGTCCCCGCCGAGCAGGCCGTGGGCCACACCGGCTATCTCGCCCCCGGTACGGACTCCCTCCGCAACTTCAGCGCCATCGTGCTGGGCCGTTACGGCGCCGTGCACTGACACCGACGCGCCCCTGCGCCGGCCGCCGACGCACCCCGGCCGCCCCGGGAGACCGCTCCTTTTCCGGCCCCTGCACCGCACCTCACCCCACCGGTCCAAGGACTCAAGGACGCCTCATGGACACCGCTTTCCTCGCGCGCCTCAGAGGCGCCGTCCACACGACGGTCCGCACGATCGAGGACCGCACGCCCGCGGACCGCGACCGCGCCCTCGACGGCCTGCGCGCGCTGGCGCTGCTCGCCGTGCCCGTCGGCCACTGGCTGATCGAGGGCTTCACCCGCCACGCCGACGGCGGGCTGCACAACACCAGCCTGCTGACGGCCTTCGGCGCTCTCTCGCCCGCCAGTTGGGTGTTGCAGATGCTGGGCATCTTCTTCCTGGTCGGCGGCCATGCGTCGGTGCTGTCCCTGCGGCGCGCCACCGAGCGGGGTGAGCCCACCGGGACCTGGCTGCGCGGCCGGATCGTCCGGCTGGGCCGCCCGGTGCTCGGGGTGACGGCCGTCTGGGCGGTGCTGCTCCCGGTCCTGTACGGCCTGGGGGTGCCGGAGGCGACGCTGCGGACCGGGGCGACGCTGGTGATCCAGCCGCTGTGGTTCGTCGGTGTGTACGCGGCGGTCACCGCGCTGACGCCGTACTGCGTGCGTGCCGCCCGGCGGACGGGCGCCTGGGCCGCGGCACCGCTGGCGGCAGCCGTGGCCGTCGTGGACTTCCTGCGCTACGGGCCGTTCGCCGACGCCGTGCCGTCCTGGCTGAGTCTGCTCAACCTCCTGCCCGGCTGGCTGTTCGCGTATCAGCTCGGGGCCTCCTGGGGCGAGCGGCGGCTCGGCAGGCGCGCGGCCTGGTCACTGCTGCTCGGCGGTGCCGCGCTGTTCGCCGCGCTGCTGCTGTTCTTCCACTACCCGGCGAGCATGGTCGGTGTCCCCGGACAGGACCGGACGAACTCCCACCCACCGTCGCTGCTGGTCCTGGCGCTGGCCGCCGCCCAGTCCGGCGCCGCCGTCCTGCTCCGTGACCGCCTCGGCCGACTGCTGCGGCGGCCCGCCCTGTGGGCACCGGTCACGGTCGTCAACCTCTCCGCGATGACGGTCCTGTGCTGGCACCAGACGGCGATGCTCTCGGCGGCCGTGCCCGCGTCCTTCCTGGGCGAGGTCCCCGGACTGACCGCGCCGCCCGCCGGCCTCGGCTGGCTCCTCGCCCGGCTCGCCTGGCTGCCGGTCTTCGCCGCGGCACTGCTCCTCATCGGCCGCACCACCCGCCGCTTCGAGACCCCCTGGACCGGTGTCACCGGGGCCCGCCGGGCTGCCGCGGCGCTCCTGGCCGCCGGGTTCGCGGTCTTCGCGCTGAGGCTGGCGTGAGTACCCGACGGGACCGCGGTGGGCGGCCGTGCGGCACGGCCGCCCACCGCGGAATCCCCCGAGGCGGCCGGGCGGGCCACGGAGAAGCGGGGCGGGGCGGGGCGGAAACCCTGCCCCGCCCCGTACGCGAGGTGTTACTCCCGTCCCGCCGAGGTGAGCGTCATGTCCGCGTACCGCGCCCCCGCGACCTGGCCGGCGATCGGCTCCAGCAGCGCCAGGTCCTGCTCGGTCAGCGCGATCCGGCCCGCCCCGGTGTTCTCCTCGACGCGGCTGCGCTTACGGGTGCCGGGGATCGGTACGACGGCCAGGCCGCGGGCCCCGGCCTGGTGCTGCAACCAGGCCAGCGCGATCTGGCCGAGGGTCGCGCCATGGGCGTCGGCGACCGTGCGGACGGGCTCCAGCAGCGCGGCGTTGGCGGTCGCGTTGTCGCCGGTGAAGCGGGGCTGGGTCCGCCGGAAGTCATCCTTCGTCAGCTCCTTGTCGGCGCTCACGAACGCACCGGTCAAAAAGCCCCGGCCGAGCGGCGAATACGGGACGAGGCCGACGCCGAGCTCGGCCGCGGTCTGCACCACGCCGTCCTCGATGTCCCGGCTGAACAGCGACCACTCGGACTGGAGCGCCGCGATCGGGTGCACGGCCTGCGCCGCGCGCAGCTCGGAGCCGGTCACCTCGCTCAGCCCCAGGTGCTTGACCTTGCCCTCGGCCACCAGCTCGGCCATGGCGCCGACCGATTCCTCCAGGGGGACATTCACCTCACGCCGGTGCATGTAGTACAGGTCGATCTCGTCGACGCCCAGGCGCTTCAGGCTGCCCTCGACGGCCTGGCGGATGTACGGCCGGTCATTGCGGATGACGCGCTTGTACGGGTCGTCCGGGTGGTCCGGGTCGGGGGATATCGCGAACTTGGTGGCCACCACGACCTCGTCGCGGTGCGCCTGGATGAACGGGGCGATGAACTTCTCGTTCTCCCCCCTTCCGTACATGTCGGCGGTGTCGAAGAGCGTCACGCCCAGCTCCAGGGCCCGCTCCAGCGTGGCCCGCGCCTCGTCGGCGTCCGTCGGGCCGTAGGCGAAGCTCATGCCCATGCAGCCGAGGCCCTGCACCCCGACCCGCGGTCCGCCGGTGCCCAGCTCGACCGTCTCGATCTTGTTGCTACCCATGGAGATCTCAGAACCTCTCGGACGCCCTACGGGCGTCGGCATAGATGTCGATCTTGTAGTCGAGTACGTCCAGCGTGCTCCGGAGCTCGGCTATCCGCTGCCGTACGTCCTCGCGATGCGCGGTCAGCAGCTGCTCCCGCTCGGCGAAGGTGCACTCCCCGGCCCGCACCAGCTCGGCGTAGCGGACCATGTCCGCGACCGGCATGCCGGTCAGCCGCAGCTTGGTCACCAGGCCCAGCCAGTCCAGATCGCGGTTGGTGAAGCGCCGCTGGCCGGTGTGGGTGCGGTCCACGTGCGGCATCAGGCCGATGCGCTCGTACCAGCGCAGGGTGTGTGCGCTGAGCCCGGTGTGGTCCGCCACCTCGCTGATCGTGTACTGGTCCCGGCCGGCGGGCCGCGGGTGCCCGAGCGTGGGGCCGCAGTCGCGCGGCCTCGCCGGCAGCCTCCCGGCCGCGGCCCCGCTCGTGACCCGTTCGCTCTGCGTTACCGTCATGCCCCGTCTCCCCTGTATCGCCGGATGTCTCCCGGCTTTCGCCGGATGCCTCTCGACGTCCTCAACGCTAGAGACTTCGAGTGCACTCCAGGCAAGTGCGGATCACGGGCAGACTTGACCGGAAATTGGGGAGCGCGGGCCTGTCCGTGGGCCGGGGCCGGACAGCCTTTAGGCTCGTGGGCATGCAGAGCCTGCGGATGATCGAGAACTGGCCGGTGCCCACCGCTGCGGCCGCCGTCGTACGAGCCGATGGGTCGGTGGCCGGATTCTACGGCCCCCTGGAGCACCGTTTCCCGCTGGCGTCCGTGACCAAGCCGCTGGCCGCGTACGCCGCCCTGCTGGCCGTCGAGGAGGGCGCCATCGAGCTGGACGAGCCGGCCGGACCCGAGGGGTCCACGGTCCGTCATCTCCTCGCCCACACCTCGGGGCTGGCCTTCGACGAGCAGCGCACGATGGCCGAGCCGGGCACCCGCAGGCTCTACTCCAACACCGGTTTCGAGGCGCTGGGCGATCACATAGCCAAGGCCACCGACATCCCCTTCCCGCAGTATCTGCACGAGGCGGTGCTCGCACCGCTCGGGATGACCGCGACGGAACTTCCCGGCTCCCCCGCCAAGGACGGCATCTCCACCGTCGCCGACCTGGCCCGTTTCGCCGCGGAGCTCCAGGCGCCGCGGCTGCTCGCGCCGCAGACGCTCGCGGCGGCGACCGAGGTGGCCTTCCCCGGCCTGACGGGTGTGCTGCCCGGCTACGGCCACCAGAAGCCCAACGACTGGGGGCTGGGCTTCGAGATCCGCGACGGCAAGTCTCCACACTGGACGGGCAGCGCGTCCTCGCCCCGTACGTTCGGGCATTTCGGCCAGTCCGGAACGTTCCTGTGGGTGGACCCGGACGCGCGCGCGGCGTGTGTGGCGCTGGCCGACCGGGCCTTCGGGCCGTGGGCCGTCGAGGCCTGGCCGCAGCTGACCGACGCGGTGCTGGCCGAGCTGGCACAGCGCGCCTGACGACGCCGTACGGCCCGGAACGGTACCGGCGGCTCCGGGCCCGCGGCCCTTCTCACCCGTCCCTCGGCCCTGCTCTCACACGTACGCCGACTCCGCCCCCATCTCCCACACCAGGCACTCCGCCGCCGTCAGCCCCTTCAGCTCCAGCCCCACCCCGTCGGTGATCCGCGCCGCGTCACCGGCCTCCAGGCGCTCCGCACCGATCCGTACGGCGCCGCGCACCACGTGCACATATGCCCGTGCGGCATCCGGGACCGCGGTGCGCTCGTCCTCGGCGAGGCGGCGCAGATGCAGCAGGGCGCCGGCCCGTGCGACCGCATACGGGGTGCCGTCGGCGATACCGCGCACCACCTCGTACGACGGCTCCCCGCCGTATTCGAGCGGCGCCAGCCACATCTGGACGAAGCGCAGCGGCTGCGCCCCGTCGTTGCGCTCCACGTGCCGTACGCCACCGGCCGAGCTGAGCCGCTGGAGATCACCGGGGCGTACGGTGGTCTCGTGGCCGGCCGAGTCGCGGTGGGTCAGCTCACCCTCGACCACCCAGGTCACGATCTCCGTGTCGCGGTGCGGATGCTCGTCGAAGCCGGCGCCGGCCGTCAGCCGCTCCTCGTTGCAGGCGATCAGCGCGCCGAAGCGCAGATTTTCCGGCTCGAAATGAGGCCCGAAGGAAAACGCGTGCAGCGACTCGATCCCGGCCTCCGCGTCCCCGCCCGGATACCGTTCATGGCCCCTACGCACCTGAATCATGGGGCCACCGTAGCCCCGCCCCCTCACCTCCCCGCCCCGATAGTGCAGGCTTGTCCCGTGTCTGAACCCGCATCGCGCGACGCGCACCCGCACTCCGCCACCCTCCGGCGCCTGGAGAATTCCTCCGGCAAACTGGCGGCCGCGGCCATCGCCCGCATGGACGCCACGCTGCCGTGGTACCGCGCGATGCCCCCGGAGAACCGCTCCTGGATCGGCCTGGTGGCCCAGGCCGGTATCGCCGCCTTCACCGAATGGTTCCGGCACCCGGAGACCCCGCAGGCGATCAGTACCGATGTCTTCGGCACGGCGCCGCGCGAGCTGACCCGGGCGATCACGCTGCGGCAGACCGTGGAGATGGTCCGCACGACCATCGAGGTCATGGAGTCCGCGATCGACGAGGTCGCGGCCCCGGGCGACGAGTCCGTGCTGCGCGAGGCGCTGCTGGTCTACGCCCGGGAGATCGCCTTCGCCACCGCCCAGGTCTACGCCCAGGCCGCCGAGGCCCGCGGCGCGTGGGACGCCCGGCTGGAGTCGCTGGTGGTCAACGCGGTGCTGTCGGGCGAGGCCGACGAGGGCGCGGTCTCCCGTGCGGCGGCGCTGGGATGGAACTCCCCCGAGCATGTGTGTGTGGTGCTGGGCACCGCCCCGGACGGGGACAGCGAACTGACCGTGGAGGCGATCCGGCGGGCCGCCCGGCACGCCAAGCTCCAGGTGCTGACCGGTGTGCTGGGATCCCGCCTGGTGGTGATCGCGGGCGGCTCGGACAATCCGCTGAAGGCCGCCAAGGCGCTGATCGGCCCGTATGCCGCCGGTGCCGTGGTGGCCGGCCCGGTGGTCTCCGATCTGCTGGCCGCGACCCGCTCGGCCCAGGCCGCGGCCGCCGGGCTGCGGGCGTGTGCCGCCTGGCCGGACGCCCCGCGGCCGGTGCTCGCGGACGACCTGCTTCCGGAGCGCGCGATGGCCTCTGACCCGGTCGCCCGCGAGCAGCTGGTGGAGGAGATCTACAGACCGCTGGAGGAAGCCGGGTCGGCACTTCTGGAGACGCTGAGCGTTTACCTGGAACAGGCGAGCAGTCTGGAGGGCGCCGCCCGGATGCTGTTCGTGCACCCCAACACCGTGCGCTATCGGCTGCGACGTGTGACGGACGTCACCGGCTGGTCACCCTCCGATGTGCGCTCGGCGTTCACCCTCCGTATCGCTTTGATTCTGGGGCGTCTGGCTGACGGTGAGGCGCAACCCTAGACTTTTGTCGGACACCAACAATTCCCCCGATGGTTCTTCGTCCCTGTCCCCACGGGCGGGCGGAACCACCCACAAGAGAGAGTGTGAGGGTGCTCGTACTCGTCGCTCCCGGCCAAGGCGCTCAGACGCCCGGCTTCCTGACTCCCTGGCTCGACCTCCCCGGTGTCGAGGACCAGCTCCGTGCCTGGTCGGACGCCATCGACCTGGACCTGGTCCACTACGGCACCAAGGCGAACGAGGAGGAGATCCGCGACACCGCGGTGGCGCAGCCGCTGCTGGTGGCCTCCGCCCTGATCTCCGCCCGGCAGCTGTTCGCGACGGCCGACGACGTTGCCGCGCAGGTCGGCGCGGCCGCCGGCCACAGCGTCGGTGAGCTGGCCGCCGCCGCGCTGACCGGCACGGTCTCCGACGAAGCCGCGATGCGGCTGGTGCGCCGGCGCGGCCAGGCGATGGCCGAGGCGGCCGCCGTCACCGAGACCGGTATGGCCGCGCTGCTGGGCGGCGACGAGGCCGTCGTCATCCCGCATCTGGAGCAGCTGGGCCTGACCCCGGCGAATGTGAACGGCGCCGGCCAGATCGTCGCCGCGGGCACCGCCGGGCAGATCGCCGCGCTGGTCGAGAACAAGCCGGAGGGCACTCGCCGGGTCGTACCGCTGAAGGTGGCCGGCGCGTTCCATACTCACCACATGGCCCCCGCCGTCTCCGCCCTGGAATCCGCGACCACCGAGCTGTCGGTCGCCGATCCGCACACCCGCTACGTCTCCAACAAGGACGGGCAGCTGGTCTCCGACGGCCGGGAACTGGTGCAGCGGCTGGTGGGCCAAGTGGCCAACCCCGTGCGCTGGGACCTGTGCATGGAGACCTTCAAGGAGCTCGGGGTCACCGCGCTCATCGAGGCGGCTCCCGGTGGCACGCTCACCGGCCTGGCCAAGCGCGCGCTGCCCGGCGTGCGGACCCTCGCCCTCAAGACGCCCGACGACCTCGACGCGGCCCGCACGCTGATCGCCGAGCAATCTGCACCGGCCGAATAGGAGTCCGAAGCGCATGACCTCGAAGATCAAGCCCTCGAAGGGCGCCCCGTACGCGCGGATCATGGGCGTCGGCGGCTACCGCCCGACCCGGGTCGTGCCCAACGAGGAGATCCTCAAGCACATCGACTCGTCCGACGAGTGGATCCGCTCGCGGTCCGGTATCGCGACCCGCCACTGGGCGGGCCCCGAGGAGACCGTCGCGACCATGTCGGTCGAGGCGTCCGGCAAGGCCATCGCCGACGCCGGGATCACGCCCGAGCAGATCGGCGCCGTGATCGTCTCCACCGTTTCGCACTTCAAGCAGACCCCGGCGATCGCGACCGAGATCGCGCACCGCATCGGTGCCGGCAAGCCGGCCGCGTTCGACATCTCGGCGGGCTGCGCGGGCTTCGGCTACGGCCTGACCCTGGCCAAGGGCCTGGTGACCGAGGGCTCGGCGGAGTATGTGCTGGTCCTGGGCGTCGAGCGACTCTCGGACCTGACCGACCTGGAGGACCGCGCGACGGCCTTCCTCTTCGGTGACGGTGCCGGCGCGGTCATCGTCGGACCCGCCACGGAGCCCGAGATCGGCCCGACCGTCTGGGGCTCGGAGGGCGACAAGTCCGAGACGATCAAACAGACCCTCGGCTGGGACGTCTACCGCTCCCACCCGCTCCCCGGAGGGGATGCCCCTGAGGGCCGCCCCGCTCCGGAGGAGATCCGTTACCCCGCCATCACGCAGGAGGGCCAGGCGGTCTTCCGGTGGGCGGTGTTCGAGATGGCGAAGGTCGCCCAGCAGGCGCTGGACGCGGCCGGAGTCAGCCCGGACGACCTGGACGTCTTCATCCCGCACCAGGCCAACATGCGGATCATCGACTCGATGGTGAAGACTCTGAAGCTGCCGGAGAGCGTGACGGTCGCCCGCGACGTGGAGACCACCGGCAACACCTCGGCCGCCTCCATTCCGCTCGCCATGGAGCGACTGTTGGCGACCGGACAGGCCAAGAGCGGCGACACCGCGCTGGTCATCGGCTTCGGGGCGGGTCTCGTCTACGCCGCGACGGTCGTTACCCTCCCCTAGGCAAGATCTGCGCAGCGCCGTACGTCCTCGGATGTGTCGGCCGTCGCACGGATCTTCACCGCAAGTAACGCAGTTTCCCCATAAAATGACCGAAGGAGCGCCATCATGGCCGCCACTCAGGAAGAGATCGTCGCCGGTCTCGCCGAGATCGTGAACGAGATCGCCGGGATCCCCACCGAGGACGTCCAGGTGGACAAGTCCTTCACCGACGACCTGGACGTTGACTCGCTGTCCATGGTCGAGGTCGTCGTCGCCGCCGAAGAGCGCTTCGACGTGAAGATCCCGGACGACGACGTCAAGAACCTCAAGACGGTCGGCGACGCGACCGAGTACATCCTGAAGCACCAGGGCTGATCCAGCCCTTGCGCATGTCGCCACCCCGCGGTGGCGCCGTCGATTCAGACCCCTCTACCCGTGGAGTAAGAATTCCCGTGAACGCGACCAATCGCACCGTGGTCGTCACCGGTATCGGCGCAACCACACCGCTGGGTGGCGACAGCGCTTCGTCCTGGGAGGCAATGCTCGCCGGACGTTCCGGTGTCGGCACGCTCGACCAGGACTGGGCGGCCGAGCTTCCCGTCCGGATCGCCGCACAGGCGGCCGTGGACCCGGCGGAGGTCCTCCCCCGGGCGCAGGCCCGCAAGCTGGACCGCTCGGCGCAGCTCGCGCTGATCGCGGCCCGCGAGGCCTGGGCGGACGCCGGTTTCACCGCCAAGGCCGGTGAGGACACCTCGGTGGACCCCGACCGGCTCGGCGCCGTCATTGCCTCCGGCATCGGCGGCGTGACCACCCTGCTCGGCCAGTACGACGTGCTCAAGGAGAAGGGCGTCCGCCGCGTCTCCCCGCACACCGTGCCGATGCTGATGCCCAACGGCCCGTCCGCCAACGTCGGCCTGGATGTGAACGCCCGCGCCGGTGTGCACACCCCGGTCAGCGCCTGTGCGTCCGGCTCCGAGGCGATCGGCTACGCCATCGAGATGATCCGTACGGGCCGCGCCGACATCGTCATCGCGGGCGGTACGGAGGCGGCCATCCACCCGCTGCCGATCGCCGCCTTCGGCAACATGATGGCGATGTCGAAGTCCAACGACGACCCCGAGGGCGCCTCCCGTCCCTTCGACACCGCGCGCAACGGTTTCGTCATGGGTGAGGGCGCCGGCGTGATCGTCCTGGAGTCGGCCGAGCACGCCGCCAAGCGCGGCGCCCGGGTCTACGCCGAGGCCGTCGGCCAGGGCATCTCCGCCGACAGCCACGACATCGTGCAGCCCGAGCCGTCCGGCAACGGCATTGCACACGCACTCCAGAACCTCCTGGACTCCAACGACCTCGACCCGGCGGAGATCGTGCACGTGAACGCGCACGCCACCTCCACGCCGCAGGGCGACCTGGCCGAACTGAAGGCACTGCGCAAGGTCTTCGGCGACGACACCGACCACATGGCGGTCTCCGCCACGAAGTCGATGACGGGCCACCTCCTGGGCGGCGCCGGCGGTGTCGAGACGGTCGCCGCGATCCTGGCGCTGTACCACCGGGTGGCACCGCCGACGATCAACGTCGACGAGCTCGACCCGGAGGTCGATGCGGACATCGTCCGCGGCGAGCCCCGCAAGCTGCCCGCCGAGGGCCGCATCGCGGCCCTGAACGACTCGTTCGGCTTCGGCGGCCACAACGTGGTGCTGGCCTTCCGGACGGTCTGACACGCACCGTCAGGGCCCGCCCCGGTGATAGTCACCGGGGCGGGTCCTGTGCATGTCTCAGCCGTCGAAGCTGGCGAAGTACGCGGCGGTCGCGTCCTCTTGGCCGTGGCCCTGCTGCTCGGCCCGGCGGAGGCGTTCCGCGGCCGCCGTCGCCAGATCCATCCGCACTCCGGTGTCCCGGGCGGCCTCCAGGATGAGCCGGGCGTCCTTGCGGGCCGCGGACACCGTGAAGCTCGCGGGGTAGTTCTCGGACAGGATCAGCTCGGTTTTCAGCCGGAGATACGGCAGGTCGAGCGCCCCGCCGGCAACCGCGTCGAGGAAGTCGCGGGGGTCCACACCGAGCGCCTCGGCGAGCGCGACGGACTCACCCGTACCGCTGATGACCGTCAGCACCCAGTTGTTGACGACGAGCTTGAGACGGCTGGCCGCCCCGCTCGCGGCGTCCTCACCGATCCACAGGGTCCGGCTACCGACGCAGTCGAAAACCCGCCCGGCGCGCTCCCGTACGTCCTGCGGGCCCGCTGCCAGGACCGTCAACTCCCCCTTCTCCGCGGGCGCCTTGGTGCCGAGCACGGGGGCGTCCACGAACCGCAGGTGGTGCTCGTCGGCGAACCGGGCGAGCGACGGCAGCGCTTCGGTCCCCACCGTGCTCGTCTGGAGCCACAGGGCACCGGCCGGCAGCGCGGTGGCGGCCTGCCCGATCGCCTGGCGGACGGCCTCGCCGTCGAGCAGCATCGTGAGGACCACATCGGCGCCTTCCACCGCCTCGGCGGGAGTGCCGGTGACGCGGATCCCGTCGGCGGCCAGCGGCTCGGCCTTGGCACGCGTGCGGTTCCAGGCACGCACGTCGAGGCCCGCCCCGGCGAGGTTGCGGGCCATCGCGGCCCCCATGATTCCGGTGCCGAGCACCGCTACGGAAAGGGCGTCGGAAGAGTGGTTGTCGGCCATGACGGCACGCTAGGCGGTGGAGCGGACTCCAGGGCAGCCACTGCCGCGTGTCGGGGCCCCGGGGGCCTAGACGACCTGGTGGAGCCAGCGGACCGGGGCGCCCTCGCCCGCGTACCGGAACGGCTCCAGCTCGTCGTCCCAGGGCTTGCCGAGGAGCTTGTCGACCTCGGCGGCCAGCTCGGTCTCGCCGCGCGCCGAGCGGGCGACCGCGGCGCGCAGCCGGTCCTCGGGGATGAGGATGTCGCCGTGGATGCCCGTGACGGCGTGGAAGATGCCCAGTTCGGGGGTGGAGCTGTAGCGCTCGCCCTCGGCGGTGGAGCAGGGTTCCGCGGTCACTTCGAAGCGCAGCAGATGCCAGCCGCGCAGTGCGGAGGCCAGCTTGGAGGCCGTCCCGGCCTCCCCCTGCCACGAGAACTCTGCTCTCCAGGTGCCCGGGGACGCCGGCTGGCGGATCCAGTCGAGATTGACGCGCACACCGAGGACGCCCGCCACGGCCCATTCGACATGCGGGCACAGCGCGCGCGGAGCGGAGTGGACGTACAGAACTCCACGTGTCGTCACCGGGACCTCCAGTGCGGTTCGAGGTTCGCCTTCCCCAGCGGCCTCGTGCCCGTTCCGGTTGCGGCCGGGACAGTTGTCATTCTGCCCCAGTGGTCACTTCGGCACCAGCATGCTGGTGACCTACAGTAAACACCATTGGGCGGAATTTGCCGCAAAAGGGACAGGAAATGACGTGATGTAATTTGTCTGTGCCGACTGCACTGGCCACTTTGGGTCACCGCCCGGCAGGCACGGGGCAAAGCTACCGCGCGGTGCCGGTCGAGGGGGTGACGTACCGTCGGTACCCGAAGAGATATCACTCGCACGCCGGAGGGGACAGGGGATGGCGCAGATCGATCGGCCCTTTCGCCCCCGGCACCGCCGCTTCCGCCTCCGATCCTCACGCACCGTCGCCGTCGCGTCCGCGCTGGTGATCGCGCTCACCTCCTGTAGCTCCGGCGGGCACCCGGGCAAGCGGCACGCCAAGCCGGCGCCCGTCTGGCGCACCGACCCCCACTCGATCGCGGCACTCGGCGACTCGATCACCGTCGGCTTCGACGCCTGTACGTTGCTCTCCGACTGCCCCCGGGTCTCCTGGGCCACCGGCACCGATCCCAAGGTCGGCAGCCTCACCCGACGGCTGGTCAAACACCCCGCCACACACAGCTGGAACTTCGCCAGGACCGGTGCGCTGATGAGCGATCTGCCGGACCAGTTCACCAAGGCCGTCGACCACAGGCCCGAGCTGGTCACGGTCCTCATCGGCGCCAATGACGCCTGCCGGCGCGATGTCGCGGCGATGACCCCGAAGGCCGCCTTCCGGGCCGACTTCGCGCGGTCCATGAGGTATCTGCGGCGCGCGCTGCCGCACACCCAGGTGTATGTCGCGGCGGTCCCTGATCTGCTGCGGCTGTGGTCCGAGGGGCGCAAGAACCCGCTCGGCAAACAGGTGTGGAAGCTGGGCATCTGCGGGTCCATGCTGCGCGATCCG
This Streptomyces decoyicus DNA region includes the following protein-coding sequences:
- a CDS encoding ACP S-malonyltransferase, with the translated sequence MLVLVAPGQGAQTPGFLTPWLDLPGVEDQLRAWSDAIDLDLVHYGTKANEEEIRDTAVAQPLLVASALISARQLFATADDVAAQVGAAAGHSVGELAAAALTGTVSDEAAMRLVRRRGQAMAEAAAVTETGMAALLGGDEAVVIPHLEQLGLTPANVNGAGQIVAAGTAGQIAALVENKPEGTRRVVPLKVAGAFHTHHMAPAVSALESATTELSVADPHTRYVSNKDGQLVSDGRELVQRLVGQVANPVRWDLCMETFKELGVTALIEAAPGGTLTGLAKRALPGVRTLALKTPDDLDAARTLIAEQSAPAE
- a CDS encoding NAD(P)-dependent oxidoreductase, encoding MADNHSSDALSVAVLGTGIMGAAMARNLAGAGLDVRAWNRTRAKAEPLAADGIRVTGTPAEAVEGADVVLTMLLDGEAVRQAIGQAATALPAGALWLQTSTVGTEALPSLARFADEHHLRFVDAPVLGTKAPAEKGELTVLAAGPQDVRERAGRVFDCVGSRTLWIGEDAASGAASRLKLVVNNWVLTVISGTGESVALAEALGVDPRDFLDAVAGGALDLPYLRLKTELILSENYPASFTVSAARKDARLILEAARDTGVRMDLATAAAERLRRAEQQGHGQEDATAAYFASFDG
- a CDS encoding ketoacyl-ACP synthase III, producing MTSKIKPSKGAPYARIMGVGGYRPTRVVPNEEILKHIDSSDEWIRSRSGIATRHWAGPEETVATMSVEASGKAIADAGITPEQIGAVIVSTVSHFKQTPAIATEIAHRIGAGKPAAFDISAGCAGFGYGLTLAKGLVTEGSAEYVLVLGVERLSDLTDLEDRATAFLFGDGAGAVIVGPATEPEIGPTVWGSEGDKSETIKQTLGWDVYRSHPLPGGDAPEGRPAPEEIRYPAITQEGQAVFRWAVFEMAKVAQQALDAAGVSPDDLDVFIPHQANMRIIDSMVKTLKLPESVTVARDVETTGNTSAASIPLAMERLLATGQAKSGDTALVIGFGAGLVYAATVVTLP
- a CDS encoding beta-ketoacyl-[acyl-carrier-protein] synthase family protein is translated as MNATNRTVVVTGIGATTPLGGDSASSWEAMLAGRSGVGTLDQDWAAELPVRIAAQAAVDPAEVLPRAQARKLDRSAQLALIAAREAWADAGFTAKAGEDTSVDPDRLGAVIASGIGGVTTLLGQYDVLKEKGVRRVSPHTVPMLMPNGPSANVGLDVNARAGVHTPVSACASGSEAIGYAIEMIRTGRADIVIAGGTEAAIHPLPIAAFGNMMAMSKSNDDPEGASRPFDTARNGFVMGEGAGVIVLESAEHAAKRGARVYAEAVGQGISADSHDIVQPEPSGNGIAHALQNLLDSNDLDPAEIVHVNAHATSTPQGDLAELKALRKVFGDDTDHMAVSATKSMTGHLLGGAGGVETVAAILALYHRVAPPTINVDELDPEVDADIVRGEPRKLPAEGRIAALNDSFGFGGHNVVLAFRTV
- a CDS encoding DUF3145 domain-containing protein, yielding MTTRGVLYVHSAPRALCPHVEWAVAGVLGVRVNLDWIRQPASPGTWRAEFSWQGEAGTASKLASALRGWHLLRFEVTAEPCSTAEGERYSSTPELGIFHAVTGIHGDILIPEDRLRAAVARSARGETELAAEVDKLLGKPWDDELEPFRYAGEGAPVRWLHQVV
- a CDS encoding SGNH/GDSL hydrolase family protein — encoded protein: MAQIDRPFRPRHRRFRLRSSRTVAVASALVIALTSCSSGGHPGKRHAKPAPVWRTDPHSIAALGDSITVGFDACTLLSDCPRVSWATGTDPKVGSLTRRLVKHPATHSWNFARTGALMSDLPDQFTKAVDHRPELVTVLIGANDACRRDVAAMTPKAAFRADFARSMRYLRRALPHTQVYVAAVPDLLRLWSEGRKNPLGKQVWKLGICGSMLRDPDDLSKAAQGRRAKVQEQVRAYNSALAEVCGKDPLCRFDQSVFDYRFTGRQLSTWDWFHPGTNGQKQLAAMAFRTITRARP
- a CDS encoding acyl carrier protein → MAATQEEIVAGLAEIVNEIAGIPTEDVQVDKSFTDDLDVDSLSMVEVVVAAEERFDVKIPDDDVKNLKTVGDATEYILKHQG